The following coding sequences are from one Paenibacillus tundrae window:
- a CDS encoding NAD(P)/FAD-dependent oxidoreductase gives MKEILDAIIIGGGPAGLNAALVLGRARRSVAVIDAGQARNRVTQKAHNFLTREGVSPSEFRRIAKEQISAFPSVQFVEDTAASVEGSDGSFRITTSDGLVLQGKKLLFAVGKKDLPLDLDGLSEVYGKTAFVCPYCDGWELRDQPLVLIVNGARALHLAQIIAGWTNQYTICTNGPDEMTDEQREELQQHGVPIYESPVGRIESQDGIVQRVILQDGNQIECSGIFFAPKLSIGSDLPQSLGCEVNELGTVVVDERAKTSVPGVFSAGDAASEYHQAIAAASLGALSAVSINSELAMEAWNKRGIE, from the coding sequence ATGAAAGAAATTTTGGATGCGATAATTATTGGTGGAGGACCTGCGGGTCTGAATGCAGCTTTGGTATTAGGTCGGGCAAGAAGAAGTGTTGCTGTAATTGATGCTGGGCAGGCAAGAAATCGGGTTACGCAAAAAGCTCATAATTTTCTGACAAGAGAGGGAGTTAGCCCTAGTGAATTTCGACGGATTGCCAAAGAGCAGATTAGTGCTTTTCCTTCAGTACAATTTGTAGAAGATACGGCAGCTTCTGTGGAAGGAAGCGATGGTTCGTTTCGAATTACGACTTCGGATGGTTTAGTGCTACAAGGTAAAAAGCTTCTGTTTGCAGTTGGTAAGAAGGATCTCCCACTTGATCTTGATGGATTGTCTGAAGTATATGGCAAGACCGCATTTGTATGTCCTTATTGTGATGGATGGGAGCTGAGGGATCAACCTCTCGTATTAATTGTAAATGGAGCGAGAGCCTTACACTTAGCTCAAATTATCGCAGGCTGGACGAACCAATATACAATTTGTACGAATGGACCAGATGAAATGACGGATGAACAACGTGAGGAATTGCAGCAGCACGGCGTTCCGATCTATGAATCACCAGTTGGGCGCATTGAATCACAGGATGGGATAGTACAACGCGTAATCCTGCAAGATGGCAACCAGATTGAGTGCAGTGGTATCTTCTTCGCACCGAAGCTGTCTATCGGATCAGACCTGCCGCAATCTTTAGGATGTGAAGTAAATGAATTAGGTACAGTCGTTGTGGATGAACGAGCGAAAACTTCTGTTCCAGGTGTGTTTAGCGCGGGCGACGCTGCATCTGAATATCATCAAGCGATTGCGGCTGCATCCTTAGGAGCACTTTCGGCAGTGAGTATCAACAGTGAATTAGCTATGGAGGCGTGGAATAAACGAGGTATTGAATGA
- a CDS encoding LysE family transporter has product MFIIPLLIYAIVSSFSPGPNNIIAMTSGRDHGFSKTLPFIGGVALSCMIIMLLSSYFSLMLHQFIPTVRPILNLLGCMYMLYLAVKVMLSHSKKDNALRTSPYSFSFGCVLQFINPKVIIYGLTAISMFVIPLGQSHHHLILFSLILTLIGISANMTWALCGSLFQNLLLRHERLFNVLMGIMLIYSAVSILVSK; this is encoded by the coding sequence ATGTTTATTATTCCGTTACTGATCTATGCTATCGTATCTTCCTTCAGCCCAGGACCTAATAACATTATCGCAATGACAAGCGGACGAGATCACGGGTTCAGCAAGACACTTCCTTTTATAGGAGGAGTCGCATTAAGTTGTATGATCATTATGTTACTCTCCAGTTATTTCAGCCTCATGCTTCATCAATTCATTCCAACCGTCCGTCCAATACTTAATCTATTGGGATGTATGTACATGCTATATTTAGCTGTAAAAGTCATGTTAAGTCATTCCAAAAAGGACAACGCTTTACGTACTTCTCCCTATAGCTTCAGTTTTGGTTGCGTGCTGCAATTCATCAATCCCAAGGTCATCATATATGGTCTGACTGCCATCTCCATGTTTGTCATTCCACTAGGACAATCACACCACCATCTAATCTTATTCTCGTTGATACTAACGCTGATTGGGATTAGCGCCAATATGACATGGGCACTCTGTGGTTCGTTATTCCAGAACTTATTATTGAGACATGAAAGGCTGTTCAATGTGTTGATGGGGATCATGCTTATCTACAGCGCCGTATCCATCTTAGTTTCTAAGTAG
- a CDS encoding helix-turn-helix domain-containing protein, whose protein sequence is MVKNQVNTILAQNLKSIREERKLSLDKVAELTGISKTMLGQIERGVSNPTIATVWKIANGLKTSFTSLIHEQASDTLLVKRSDVQPWIEDNGKIRIYPHFPFEDGRHFEMYMMEMDLEADLQAEPHIEGSEEFITVFEGEVVIRIEEEEYMVRAGESIRFRANRPHAYQHSGAVTTKMSMVIHYSK, encoded by the coding sequence ATGGTGAAGAACCAGGTTAATACGATCCTGGCGCAAAATTTGAAATCAATCCGGGAAGAACGAAAGTTAAGTCTAGATAAGGTAGCTGAATTAACGGGGATCAGTAAGACAATGTTAGGACAGATTGAGCGTGGTGTATCTAATCCAACCATCGCAACCGTATGGAAGATTGCTAACGGATTGAAGACCTCTTTTACATCATTAATTCATGAACAGGCTTCAGATACTCTTCTTGTGAAACGATCGGATGTCCAGCCATGGATTGAGGACAATGGAAAAATACGAATCTATCCCCATTTTCCATTTGAGGATGGACGTCACTTTGAGATGTATATGATGGAAATGGATCTGGAAGCTGATCTACAAGCAGAGCCTCATATTGAAGGAAGTGAGGAATTTATTACGGTCTTCGAAGGAGAAGTTGTCATTCGCATAGAGGAAGAAGAATACATGGTTCGAGCGGGGGAATCCATTCGTTTCCGAGCGAATAGACCGCATGCATACCAACATTCTGGAGCGGTTACGACGAAAATGAGTATGGTAATTCACTATTCAAAATAA
- a CDS encoding TetR/AcrR family transcriptional regulator: MSEKSNARELIVSTAARLFFSQGYHATGLNQIIKESGTPKGSLYHYFPSGKEELAHVCIEKANQHILQVFEETFAAHDNTGDAIQQFIHDLADETEAAGFTGFLPFSFWAAVETSCISHQLRIACQGVFADWQQIIKKHLLLDGMNEEKARDTALLIISMMEGALIISLTNQDKQPLLTAADYLSVAAKNAL, from the coding sequence ATGAGTGAAAAGTCCAATGCTAGAGAGCTTATTGTCAGCACAGCAGCGAGACTGTTTTTTTCACAAGGATATCATGCGACAGGTCTGAATCAGATCATCAAGGAGAGCGGTACGCCGAAGGGATCGTTGTATCACTATTTCCCAAGCGGCAAGGAAGAGCTGGCACACGTATGCATTGAGAAAGCCAATCAGCATATCCTACAGGTGTTTGAAGAGACGTTTGCTGCACATGACAACACGGGAGACGCCATTCAGCAATTCATCCATGACTTGGCTGACGAGACGGAAGCTGCAGGATTTACGGGTTTTTTGCCGTTTAGTTTCTGGGCAGCCGTAGAGACTTCCTGTATCAGTCATCAATTGCGAATTGCGTGTCAGGGTGTATTCGCTGATTGGCAGCAGATCATCAAGAAACATCTGTTATTGGATGGCATGAATGAAGAAAAGGCACGTGATACAGCACTTCTGATCATCTCCATGATGGAGGGAGCACTGATTATCAGCCTGACGAATCAGGACAAACAGCCTCTGCTGACGGCTGCTGATTACTTGTCGGTAGCGGCGAAAAACGCCCTATAA
- a CDS encoding DHA2 family efflux MFS transporter permease subunit: MKGGSVQNQEETKQYKVFPILFAMLLSGFIGLFGETALNVALTPLMGLLEVGPTTIQWLTTGYLLVLGILVPVSGMLLQWFTTRQLFTTSLIFSIAGTFVAALAPSFEILLVARVLQAVGTALLLPLMFNTILVIFPIEKRGAAMGLIGLVIMFAPASGPSISGLILANLSWHWIFWISLPFFVISLICGLLFLPNISTLTKPKIDVLSIVLSTLGFGGIVYGFSSAGGHGDTGGGWTSPVVVITLVIGVLSLLIFSIRQLKMKQPMMDLRAFKYPMFTIGLILIFICMMMMLSSMLILPMYLQQGMAVTALTAGLVLLPGSLLNGFLSPVMGRLFDKFGPKWLVRIGLAVVAVVLFMYSTITATTALGTIITLHVFMMVGISMIMMPAQTNGLNQLPPAYYPHGTAIMNTLQQVSGAIGTAVAVSILSAGQTRFLSGVANPESPENQLAGFTSGVQNAFVFALVLALIGLVTSFFIKRVKVGNQQGQQGPMH; the protein is encoded by the coding sequence ATGAAAGGCGGTTCTGTACAGAACCAGGAAGAAACAAAGCAATATAAGGTGTTTCCAATCTTATTTGCTATGTTATTAAGTGGATTTATCGGATTGTTCGGCGAGACAGCATTGAATGTGGCACTAACGCCACTGATGGGATTGCTGGAAGTTGGCCCAACGACGATCCAATGGTTGACTACAGGATATTTGCTCGTTCTAGGTATTCTGGTGCCGGTATCCGGTATGTTATTACAATGGTTTACAACGAGACAGTTGTTCACAACTTCTCTGATATTCTCCATAGCAGGAACATTTGTAGCTGCTCTTGCACCTAGCTTCGAAATTTTATTAGTGGCTAGGGTATTACAAGCGGTCGGTACAGCATTACTTCTTCCGCTCATGTTCAACACCATTTTGGTTATTTTCCCGATTGAGAAGCGCGGTGCAGCTATGGGTCTGATCGGTCTCGTTATTATGTTCGCACCTGCCAGTGGTCCGAGTATCTCGGGTCTGATCTTGGCTAATCTGAGCTGGCACTGGATCTTCTGGATTTCGTTGCCGTTCTTCGTAATCTCCTTAATTTGTGGTTTGCTGTTCTTGCCGAATATTTCGACCTTGACGAAGCCAAAAATTGATGTGCTTTCCATCGTTCTATCTACACTTGGATTCGGCGGTATAGTATATGGATTCAGTAGTGCAGGTGGTCATGGAGATACCGGCGGTGGATGGACAAGTCCAGTCGTAGTGATTACGCTCGTTATTGGTGTGCTGTCCTTGTTAATCTTCAGCATCCGCCAATTGAAAATGAAGCAACCTATGATGGATCTGCGAGCTTTCAAATATCCGATGTTCACAATCGGTCTGATCTTGATCTTCATCTGTATGATGATGATGTTGTCTTCCATGTTGATTCTTCCGATGTATCTGCAGCAAGGTATGGCAGTTACAGCATTGACTGCGGGACTTGTATTGTTGCCGGGTAGCTTGCTCAATGGATTCTTGTCTCCAGTGATGGGACGTCTCTTCGATAAATTCGGCCCGAAATGGCTCGTTAGAATTGGGCTTGCAGTTGTTGCGGTTGTTCTATTTATGTATTCAACTATTACTGCAACCACAGCGCTGGGTACAATCATTACATTACATGTATTTATGATGGTCGGAATCTCGATGATCATGATGCCTGCTCAAACAAATGGTTTGAACCAATTGCCACCAGCATATTATCCTCATGGTACAGCAATCATGAACACACTCCAACAAGTATCGGGTGCGATTGGTACGGCCGTAGCTGTAAGTATTCTGAGTGCTGGTCAGACTCGATTCTTAAGCGGAGTGGCGAACCCTGAAAGTCCTGAGAATCAATTGGCAGGCTTCACATCCGGTGTACAAAATGCCTTTGTTTTTGCACTAGTGCTTGCGCTAATCGGACTGGTCACTTCCTTCTTCATTAAACGTGTTAAAGTAGGTAACCAACAGGGTCAGCAAGGTCCTATGCATTAA